From Terriglobia bacterium, the proteins below share one genomic window:
- a CDS encoding DUF6152 family protein has protein sequence MAKVNAVTLGFVLLVLAAVPVLAHHSFSAEFDATKPVNFTGTVTKIEWTNPHSWFYIDVKDTQTGKVQNWGFETGNPVALVRQGWTRDTMKVGMVVTVEGTRAKDGTNRGNARNILVNGKKLSAASSEGTNP, from the coding sequence ATGGCCAAAGTAAACGCCGTCACTCTTGGCTTCGTATTGCTCGTCCTGGCCGCCGTGCCGGTCCTTGCACATCATTCTTTTTCGGCCGAATTCGACGCGACGAAGCCGGTTAACTTCACGGGCACCGTGACGAAGATCGAGTGGACGAACCCGCATAGCTGGTTCTATATCGATGTGAAAGATACCCAGACCGGAAAGGTCCAGAATTGGGGCTTTGAGACCGGTAATCCCGTCGCGTTGGTCCGTCAGGGTTGGACGCGGGACACCATGAAAGTCGGTATGGTCGTGACCGTCGAAGGCACCCGCGCCAAGGATGGTACGAACCGTGGAAACGCACGCAACATTCTTGTCAACGGCAAGAAACTTAGCGCCGCATCGAGTGAAGGCACCAACCCGTAA